In the genome of Lynx canadensis isolate LIC74 chromosome X, mLynCan4.pri.v2, whole genome shotgun sequence, one region contains:
- the IRAK1 gene encoding interleukin-1 receptor-associated kinase 1, whose translation MAGGPGPGDPAAPGAQHFLYEVPPWVMCRFYKVMDALEPADWCQFAALIVRDQTELRLCERSGQRTASVLWPWINRNARVADLVRILTHLQLLRARDIITAWHPPAPLLPPGTSTPRPSSPPAPSEAEALRPRKLQTSASTLPSPVFPGSQTHSGAELGPVPSPAALQPPPPYPDPSSTKPNRESPVSLLQGAHPSPFCWPLTEISQGTHNFSEELKIGEGGFGCVYRAVMRNTLYAVKRLKEGADLEWTTVRQSFLTEVEQLSRFRHPNIVDFAGYCAESGFYCLVYGFLPSGSLEDRLHFQLRSRPHGSWV comes from the exons atgGCCGGTGGGCCGGGCCCGGGGGACCCCGCGGCCCCCGGCGCCCAGCACTTCTTGTACGAGGTGCCGCCCTGGGTCATGTGCCGCTTCTACAAAGTGATGGACGCCCTGGAGCCCGCCGACTGGTGCCAGTTCG CCGCCCTGATCGTGCGCGACCAGACCGAGCTGCGGCTGTGCGAGCGCTCCGGGCAGCGCACGGCCAGTGTCCTGTGGCCCTGGATCAACCGCAACGCCCGCGTGGCCGACCTCGTGCGCATCCTCACGCACCTGCAGCTGCTCCGCGCGCGGGATATCATCACGGCCT GGCACCCTCCTGCCCCCCTTCTGCCCCCCGGCACCAGCACCCCGAGGCCCAGCAGCCCCCCTGCACCCTCTGAGGCCGAGGCCCTCCGCCCCCGGAAGTTGCAGACGTCAGCCtccacactcccctccccag TTTTTCCAGGCTCCCAAACCCATTCTGGGGCTGAGCTGGGTCCTGTCCCAAGCCCTGCTGCCCTCCAGCCACCACCACCATATCCAGACCCTTCCTCTACCAAG CCTAACCGGGAGAGCCCAGTGTCCCTCCTGCAGGGGGCCCACCCCTCTCCGTTCTGCTGGCCCCTCACTGAGATTTCCCAAGGCACCCACAACTTCTCAGAGGAGCTGAAGATCGGGGAGGGCGGCTTCGGGTGTGTGTACCGGGCCGTGATGAGGAACACGCTGTATGCTGTGAAGAGGCTGAAGGAG GGGGCAGACCTGGAGTGGACCACAGTGAGGCAGAGCTTCCTGACCGAAGTGGAGCAGCTGTCTCG GTTTCGTCACCCAAACATCGTGGACTTTGCCGGCTACTGCGCCGAGAGTGGCTTCTACTGCCTCGTCTATGGCTTCCTGCCCAGTGGCTCCCTGGAAGACCGCCTCCACTTCCAG ctcaggtcacgacctcacggttcgtgggtttga